In the Vibrio gigantis genome, one interval contains:
- the fabB gene encoding beta-ketoacyl-ACP synthase I, whose protein sequence is MKRVVITGMGIVSSIGNNVEEVLASLKEGKSGITASEQFKENGLRSQVWGNLKMNPADHIDRKKMRFMGDAAAFAYLSMEQAIADSGLTEDQVSNDRTGIVAGSGGASSLNQVNAVDIIREKGVKRVGPYMVPRTMASTVSACLATPFKIRGVNYSMSSACATSAHCIGHAMELIQLGKQDVVFAGGGEELDWSLTMMFDAMGALSTKYNDTPELASRTYDADRDGFVISGGGGMLVIEELEHAVARGAKIYGEIVGYGATSDGYDMVAPSGEGAVRCMKMAMQNVDGVDYVNTHGTSTPVGDVKELGAIQEVFGGNSPAISATKAMTGHALGAAGVHEAIYSTLMLDNGFIAPSINVSNLDEAAAGLDIVTEAREQELTTVMSNSFGFGGTNATLVIKKYQA, encoded by the coding sequence ATGAAACGAGTCGTAATCACCGGTATGGGTATTGTTTCAAGTATCGGTAACAACGTCGAAGAAGTTTTAGCATCATTGAAAGAGGGTAAATCTGGTATTACCGCTTCAGAGCAGTTCAAGGAAAATGGCTTGCGCTCTCAAGTATGGGGTAACCTAAAAATGAACCCTGCTGACCATATCGATCGCAAAAAAATGCGCTTTATGGGTGATGCAGCGGCATTCGCTTATCTTTCAATGGAGCAAGCAATTGCTGATTCTGGTTTAACTGAAGATCAAGTATCTAATGACCGCACGGGTATCGTTGCGGGTTCGGGTGGTGCTTCATCTCTAAACCAAGTAAACGCGGTAGACATCATCCGTGAGAAAGGCGTTAAGCGTGTTGGTCCATACATGGTTCCACGTACAATGGCTTCAACGGTTTCTGCTTGTCTAGCAACTCCTTTCAAAATCCGTGGTGTGAACTACTCTATGAGTTCTGCATGTGCAACATCTGCACACTGTATCGGTCACGCAATGGAGCTTATCCAACTTGGTAAGCAAGACGTAGTATTCGCTGGTGGCGGTGAAGAACTTGATTGGTCTCTGACTATGATGTTCGACGCAATGGGCGCACTTTCTACTAAGTACAACGACACTCCTGAACTGGCTTCTCGTACTTACGATGCAGACCGTGACGGTTTCGTTATTTCTGGTGGCGGCGGCATGCTAGTAATCGAAGAGCTTGAGCACGCAGTTGCTCGTGGCGCAAAGATCTACGGTGAGATCGTAGGTTACGGCGCAACTTCAGATGGCTACGACATGGTTGCTCCTTCTGGTGAAGGCGCGGTTCGTTGTATGAAAATGGCTATGCAAAACGTTGATGGCGTTGACTACGTGAACACTCACGGTACTTCAACTCCAGTTGGTGACGTGAAAGAGCTTGGTGCTATCCAAGAAGTATTTGGTGGTAACAGCCCAGCAATTTCTGCAACTAAAGCGATGACAGGTCACGCTCTAGGTGCTGCTGGTGTACATGAAGCGATTTACTCAACGCTAATGCTAGACAACGGCTTTATCGCTCCAAGCATTAACGTTTCTAACCTAGACGAAGCAGCTGCTGGCCTAGACATCGTAACTGAAGCTCGTGAACAAGAGCTAACAACGGTTATGTCTAACAGCTTTGGTTTCGGCGGTACGAACGCAACGCTAGTCATCAAAAAGTACCAAGCTTAA